The DNA region TCCCACAATCCCGCCTCTCCGCAGATGATCCGATGCACAGCACTCCTTATGCCTATGTCATAGTGCAGGATGATATGCATACTGTCATCTGGTTGGTTATCATGTATCTCTTTGATGATGTCAGTCTGTAACTGGCTGAGATGACATCATGAATTATGGTTCATTGTAATTATTCCTTTATTTTTGGCACAGACGCTTCTTGATGATCCCCTCTACATCGGGCTGAAGCACAAGCGTGTGAGAGGGAAGGAGTACGACGAGCTCATCGACGAGTTCATGCAGGCCGTGACTGACAAGTGAGCGAGTCTGTTTACACTGCATCTCTCAGTGACATGTGTCAGGCTCCActatcagtctgtctgtctgtctgtctctcatcctttgtctctgtctgtccctgtcccccagtctgtctgtctgtctgtccgtctttGACAGTGTGTTACTCTTTCTGACTGACTCTTTCTCTGCTAGTTTATCTCTGTATGTTTTCCTGCCTGTCTCTTTCtccatctgtctctctctgactccgcctctctgtctttctctatCGCTCTGTTTGTCTCAGTGTTTGTCTccatgtctgtctatctattgaTGTTGGAGTCATGAGAAAACTGCTAATTCCATCTCCTTGAACATGTGCAGATAAGCGATACGGAAATTTATTGGACCCATTTCCAAGGGTTGGGGTAACAATGCCTTGTTTGTGTCTGGAGttttttgtttggggggggagggggtcacaggctttttttctttagagcCTTCTCTGGGAGGGACGATGCCATACAGAACTGCAGACACGCACGCCAGCTTCACATCGCTTGAGTGTCCAAAATGTGGACTCTGAGCGTGAGGGGTGCGTGTCAAGTGACTCACTGAGAGGTCTGTTGGTTCTGAACGGGCAGGGCCTTGCGGATCTGTTTGGGCTCAGCTGTCGTCCGGCATGCAACATCTGAGAGCCATTAATGGAGGCATCTCATCGATTCGATCCGCAGCCCTGGCGATGTAACGTCCCACACCCACACTTTCCATGTCTCCTACCCACACATTCGTCATTCGTCAGCTTTGGTCCGATGTTGCAGTTATTGGACTCACTTGTCGAGTCACTTGGGGCTGGTCCTTattaataaacagcaaatgtcaGCCTGCTAATTGAATTAGGAAAGAACAAATACACACTTCGGTACTATAAACAGAACCGAACGAAGGCCGGGTGGGGATGTGAGTTGGGTTTGTAGATGCCTCCCGATGTCACATATTATCACATATTATCAGCTGATGACTAAAGAGCAAGGGGGTTGTCAGTCCAGGCCTGGGAAGCTCATTACGGGGGGGGTTATTAAGCAGACCTGTCGGTTTTTCTGTGATCTTATGGGTGTGTGTGAACGCATTGTGTTGATTACCAGTAGATAAGATTAttacactgcgatgggctggcccccccatcctgggttgttccctgcctcgtgcccattgcttccgggataggctctggaccccccgcgacccagtaggataagcggtttggaaaatggatggatgaagattATTACACTGATCCTATATTAAAAGGGCACAGTCTGGAGAAATTCGGTGTAACTTGATGGCTTCAGTGACCATCGTGCCTGTTATCCTGACAAATACTCGTTCTGTCCTTTTAAGAGTTTTGCTGTTATACTCTGATGCTGATTGGTTGGATAATAGAAGGTGATTCTATGTGGCTGGATCTGGGACTTCGCTGTGATGTAATTAAAGTTTACTTTGATTTGACCATTTGCCGGTGCATCTGAAACTCAGTACTTTTTATCTTTATGTATTTGACCCCCAGCACCATGTGCCTCATCTGCTGCTCTAACTGTCCATCTCTGTGTCCTGCAGGTATGGGATGAACTGCTTGATACAGTTTGAAGATTTTGCCAACAGCAATGCCTTCCGCATTCTCAATAAGTACCGGAACCGGTACTGTACATTCAACGATGACATCCAAGGTGCCCCCTCCCCGTCGCACCCCTTGCTCCCGCTTCCCCGAGTTGCTCCCATTCAGGCCTCTGTGCTCAAATACACAAATAGGGCAGCAGTTGGGCCTTGCTGTACAGGTGCCAGGCAGCTCCTAGAAACCTAGGGAATGAATAGGGCAGCAGTTGGGCCTTGCTATACAGGTGCCAGGCAGCTCCTAGAAACCTAGGGAATGAATAGGGCAGCAGTTGGGCCTTGCTATACAGGTGCCAGGCAGCTCCTAGAAACCTAGGGAATGAATAGGGCAGCAGTTGGGTCTCACTGTACAGGTGCCAGGCAGCTCCTAGGAACCTAGGGAACCATTGGGTTGACTTTCCTGCAGTTGTGCAGTTAGCATGAAAGAGGAATTTTAAGTAAACAAGGGCAGTGTAATCTGTTCTTTCCCTGGGTTGTGGTGCCCCCCACCCAGACCCTCATGACTCAGAAttatctggcagcgtgcccccccccccccccttcctgaagTCCCGACCCCGTATCCCACGGCTATCCTCTGTTGAGCTGTCCCGGCATGCAAATTGTACTGATTGAACCCATGCCAAGAAATGAACCTGGAGAGAGCGTTTAATGACACAACCTGTCACTGTGCGGCTATTCTGACAAAAGCCtgcactgccccctagtggtgttCAGTATGTACTGCAAAGTTGTGGCTGATGTAACTTTCTGCTTTGCATTTTTGCTAACTTCTCCTGAGAGTGTTTCTTATTGTGCCTCTTTCAGGTACCGCCGCTGTGGCAGTAGCTGGGATTCTGGCAGCCCTAAGGATAACCAAGAATAAAATCTCTGACCACAAGTTTGTGTTTCAGGGGGCAGGAGAGGTGCGGAGCCGTTACCTTAAATCTGTGATCTCACATGTTGACAGAATTGCAGCACAGAgtgtgatcatgtgacctgAGTGTTTATGACATCGCCCTGCAGGCTGCCATGGGCATTGCGCAGCTGCTGATCATGGCCATGGCCAAGGAGGGTATCCCTCATGCTGAGGCCAGCAGGAAGATTTGGATGGTGGATTCCAAAGGCCTCATCGTCAAGGTAATCATGCATCCTGAGGAATGCCCAGGAGTACACTTGTGAAGTGTGTGGTTCGAGACTTCACCGGCcagtgtcatgtgacctgcaggGCCGAGGTCACCTGAACCATGAGAAGGAGGAGTTTGCTCATGATCACCCCCAGGTGAAAACCCTGGAGGAGGCGGTGCAGAAGCTGAAACCTACAGCCATAATCGGTAAGAGTGACATTCACACGGGCCGCCAGGGAACAGCCTGCAGCTCAGCAGGCTCCCGGCACAATCCCATGTTCCCATTCAATTCACTTAATTTTTATGCAGCAGCTTTTACTATATAGTTGCCCCAAGGCACATAACAGGCGGGCGGCAGTTCATAATTGCATAATTTATACAAAATGATGAGAAGGGGAAAGgaatgaatgaaaaatgaatgaatgctaATTTAGAGTGGAGTTCAGTCAGAACCGTACCCACGATTATTTCCAAAATGGACCGAAAATTCTTCATTCCAGGTGTCttgccataataataataataatactgatgATGTAATATGGTAGATggtaatatttttctgtttattctgataactgataacaGTAAGAGTGTGAGTTGAAAGTGCTCAAAATAATCTCCAGTCACGTCTCTGCAAATCCTCTGAGGCTCAGAAAAGACAGATAGTGGGCGTCCTGTGAGTCACGCCTTTTCCTGAGgatgccctctctctctctctctctctctctctctcgctgtctctctctctctctgcaggtgTGGCTGCCATTGGTGGGGCCTTCACGGAGAAGATCATCAAAGACATGGCAAGCTTCAATGAGCGTCCCATCATCTTCGCCCTCAGCAACCCCACCAGTAAGGCAGAGTGCACGGCGGAGCAGTGCTACAAGCTGACGGAGGTAACGCCCACCTTTGaccctgacctttgacctccctTTTTCCCCCACATTGTGTCTCTGAGAGTGATGCCTGGTGTCCTGCCCTCTTTAATTCAGGGCAGGGGCATCTTCGCAAGTGGAAGCCCCTTCAAGAAGGTGACCCTGGTGGATGGCCGCACCTTTTACCCTGGCCAGGGCAACAACGCCTACATTTTCCCGGGCGTGGCTTTGGGCGTGATGGCCTGTGGCGTGCGTCACATCTCCGATGACATCTTCCTCACTAcggctgaggtcagcagccctGTCCCACGCTGCTCCGTGCTGCCACCTATGCCCCTAATCATGCCCCCACGCCCCTAATCCTGCCCCCACGTACCTAATCCTGCCCCCACGTCCCTAATCCTGCCCCCACGCCCCTAATCCTGCCCCCACGTCCCTAATCCTGCCCCCACGTCCCTAATCCTGCCCCCACGCCCCTAATCCTGCCCCCACGCCCCTAATCCTGCCCCCACGTCCCTAATCCTGCCCCCACGCCCCTAATCCTGCCCCCACGTCCCTAATCCTGCCCCCACGCCCCTAATCCTGCCCCCACGCCCCTAATCCTGCCCCCACGCCCCTAATCCTGCCCCCACGTCCCTAATCCTGCCCCCACGTCCCTAATCCTGCCCCCACGTCCCTAATCCTGCCCCCACGCCCCTAATCCTGCCCCCACGCCCCTAATCCTGCCCCCACGTCCCTAATCCTGCCCCCACGCCCCTAATCCTGCCCCCACGCCCCTAATCCTGCCCCCACGCCCCTAATCCTGCCCCCACGCCCCTAATCCTGCCCCCACGTCCCTAATCCTGCCCCCACGTCCCTAATCCTGCCCCCACGCCCCTAATCCTGTCCTTATGCCTCTAATCCTGCCCCCACGTCCCTAATCCTGCCCCCACGTCCCTAATCCTGCCCCCACGTCCCTAATCCTGCCCCCACGCCCCTAATCCTGCCCCCACGCCCCTAATCCTGCCCCTATGCCTCTAATCCGTCTCCCTGTGCTCCTAATCATTcacctccttccccatcaggcTTTAGCAGACATGGTTACTGAGGAGCATTTAGCAGAGGGCCGACTTTACCCCCCTCTGAATACCATCAGGGAGGTGTCCTTCAAGATTGCGATGAAGGTCAGTGGAGAACTTGCTGTAAAATAAATTTCTCACAGCGATGGAACCCACCACACTGACCGTCTCTTTGGCTTCTCCCTCAGATCGTGGACTACGCCTACAAGAAGGACATTGCCTCCTGGTACCCAGAGCCCAAAGACAAAGAGGCCTTTGTCCTCTCTCATGTCTACAGCCCCGACTACGACTCCTTCACCCTGGACTCCTACAGCTGGCCCCAACACGCCATGGCAGTGCAGGACGTCTAAGGCGTTGTGACATAGGTCACTTCCACGTCTCCACGTTCCATCCGCTAGCTCTCCACGTCCCACGTTACCGTATCCCTCGCTTCGCTCATGTGACCCTCAACCTGAGGGCTAGACTCCATTATTTTTTTAGTTCTGCCATTTTATGTTGTCGATTTAAGCACGATTAGCGAGTCTCTTGACAGATGTTTTAAGACACTCGGGTGATATTAGAAAGCTTTTAAAGATTGTCAGGTTTGATTTCCGTTCCGAATGGGTGTAGAGACAGAGAGTCAATGCACAGTGTGACACGAAGTGATTTCAGTGGCAACTAAAGGCAGCAGCCTTAAACTCCAGTGTTAGGTAGTTCAATGCTATCTTCAGCAAGCTTTTACCACCTTATCATGATAGAAACATGAAGGATACATGCCGGTCTAGAACTTTCAACTCCTCACACTCCAGAATAACCAGGACCGGAAACTTACATTTCTATGGTTTCTACATTGTGTTTAAAACGTCCCAGAAATGCAGTCCACTGTCCAGCCTTCACACTCCATTCTGTGCTCTAACCCCAGTCACTcccttttatttgttttttaatcCATTGACTGCTCTCTTTCTCCTTGCCCTTTCAGCACCGTCAGTTCCTGTACGTTCGATCATATTGTTGTCTGTTAAACCAGTTAAATTCCGACGTACTGTATTTAGAAAGGACTCTTTgtaaaagaaagtctgtaaacAGGAAATGCTCCAACTTCATTGTATTGCTCCGTTTTATATAAAGCTTAGACTGATTCCTGGTGTCCAATTTTTGCAGGAATATTTGGGgttttggggcggcatggtggtgcagtggttagcactgctgcctcacacctctgggacccgggttcgagtctccgcctgggtcacatgtgtgtggagtttgcatgttctccccatgttgtcgtggggtttcctccgggtactccggtttccccccacagtccaaaaacatgctgaggctaattggcgtcgctaaattgcccgtaggtgtgcatgtgtgagtgaatggtgtgtgagtgtgccctgcgatgggctggccccccatcctgggttgttccctgcctcgtgcccattgattccgggataggctccggaccccccgcgacccaataggataagcggtttggaaaatggatggatggatggatatttggggTTTTAAGGGAGGCCAGCGTCCTCTGAGTGTAAATGTTTGTGTGCGATGGGTTTGTGGGTTAAAAGAGATGGTTTTCTCTGAATTTGCCCTTGAGTCACTCTTCATTTTTCACAAGGCCTAATACTTGGGTTCACTGCTGAAGATCCATGTTCACGTCGCATGAGCAGAGGAAGCACAATTACTGAGTATCGAAGTTTACACATCATGTTTTTAAGTGCCATTCAAGTACCAAAGACTGATGGTCTCAGCCAACATTCGAGGGTGATTCTAACATTAATCAAAATATTACTTCTGTTGTTGGTAATGAAGGAAAAAGTGCTTCACTCTAACGATCTGCTTTTTTTCCCCGAATGCATGTTTGCTGAATTCTGATCCGATTCAGGGGGAGAGGGATGTGGTCATGCCATGCCTCTCTGTCGTTTACTGGGCTGTGAGTAAAAATTTGCTATTCTGTGATGGACACTTTCAGCGTTGGAGTGTACGAAGCATGCTTTGGCTGCTAATGCCTTACAAAggacaaattctgtttttttgtgaggacagaaaaacaaagtaatacaataataatgtaataaattTATGGAAATCACTCTGGATTCTAATGTGTTTTCGCACACAAAGGGTGATGTTTGGACCTCTGCCCGCCTCTGCTGAAAAGACTCGCTTAATGGATTTTGCCACATCACCCGGGGATACAGTTTGGCACCTCTGCAGTTGTGGGTTGCAGCATGCATGGGGCAGAAGTCACCAATTAATGTGCCGTgtcacctccccactgccccctggtggaggtAAGCACCTGAGGAGCGAAGCCAAGACAAGAAACGGATGTGGAAGCTACCTGGTTCAGTGATCAGCTTCATGAAGCATGTTATCTATGTGACATTTGAACAAGCAGCTCATTACTAGCAACACGTGAAGCAAACAAGGtcacatgaaaagctgtagatAATCAATCCTGCGGGATTTTCTGATCTTAGCAATACAAACCTCTGTGTTTCTTTATTCCATGTTCTTCGCTGTTTTACCTTCCTCATCTACTCTTTAAGTTTAAATTCTTTTGATACTTGCAGGATTTATGGTCTGTCGCAATCATACATTCCGGTTTGTGCTGTGACTTAGGTATGCAGTCTAGGTTAGTGTCTGGAAACCCCTTGTAGAGGAAAGTTTCTCTTTGGGCAGGTTGCTGTGGCCTGTGGAGCCATTCACCCTTAAATCTCAAAGGTCAATGAAAGTGAAGATATACATTTTTTCACTTCAGAGGTTGCTGAACTCACACAATACGGCCGCGGACCCCTTGGTCCTCAGTTAAGAAACCCTGCTTTAGatgctgacatttttgaggACATTCCTCAACTATTGCTTACATGAGAAAGGAGGCGAAGGAGGATGATTATTGAGAAATTTCTAGAAACACGCCTGTCTGGATGTTTTCTACCATGCATTCATCGATGGTTATTTATAGGTAACGACAGATTTAATTCCTGTAGGGGCCTCTCTTGTGCAAGTGCTGTGTCCCCTCAGTTTCACTAGTGACAGGAGCAATAATTGTTACTGTTATAGTGTTAGAGCCAATGTACTCACCCGTATACTGGATTTTGGTTTTGTAATGATACGGTTTTGGTGAAATTCAGCTTTTCTTCGTCTAATTTCTTGTTCAAACACATTTCTTGGGGGAAAAGATGCAGAGCAAAAAATGTGTGATGTTGTTCAGTCCATACTGTGAACGAGCCTTTGTGGTTTTATTTTCCCTTTGGAGAGATGGTGCAAGTTCTTATTTAAACTGTTTTGTCCAACCATCTGCCAATGTGATGCCACATAAATcctaaaacataaaaatatctCTTGTGGggtaattaaatataaatgccaTCCTTATTTTTATGGTAGTCTAcactgt from Brienomyrus brachyistius isolate T26 chromosome 1, BBRACH_0.4, whole genome shotgun sequence includes:
- the LOC125750715 gene encoding NADP-dependent malic enzyme, mitochondrial-like codes for the protein MNSMPSRSLLSLCRHAASGTGGVAALVGQGKHPGYRSASSVSTKKRGYDITRNPHLNKGMAFTLEERQQLGIHGLLPPCFLTQDVQVLRVMKSYETRSNPLDKYILLMTLQDRNEKLFYRVLTSDIEEFMPIVYTPTVGLACQQYGLAFRRPRGLFITIHDKGHIATMLSSWPEENIKAIVVTDGERILGLGDLGSYGMGIPVGKLALYTACGGVPPQQCLPVLLDVGTDNQTLLDDPLYIGLKHKRVRGKEYDELIDEFMQAVTDKYGMNCLIQFEDFANSNAFRILNKYRNRYCTFNDDIQGTAAVAVAGILAALRITKNKISDHKFVFQGAGEAAMGIAQLLIMAMAKEGIPHAEASRKIWMVDSKGLIVKGRGHLNHEKEEFAHDHPQVKTLEEAVQKLKPTAIIGVAAIGGAFTEKIIKDMASFNERPIIFALSNPTSKAECTAEQCYKLTEGRGIFASGSPFKKVTLVDGRTFYPGQGNNAYIFPGVALGVMACGVRHISDDIFLTTAEALADMVTEEHLAEGRLYPPLNTIREVSFKIAMKIVDYAYKKDIASWYPEPKDKEAFVLSHVYSPDYDSFTLDSYSWPQHAMAVQDV